A single region of the Triticum urartu cultivar G1812 unplaced genomic scaffold, Tu2.1 TuUngrouped_contig_5693, whole genome shotgun sequence genome encodes:
- the LOC125529561 gene encoding peroxidase 2-like, which produces MAALSRAAMVLTMMGLAATSALSQPSLISMTTDVPLPDGLSYDFHALSCNNLQNMVREAVQGAMARDAGVVPGLLRLFFHDCFPQGCDASILLTGGNSEQNMPQNGGLRRSVLDLIESIRATVHRACGPTVSCADITSLATKEAVMQSRLPGYDVPLGRRDSLAPATAQQVGILPGPDFNVQQLVRNFADRGFDKMDLVALSGAHTVGKASCGSFRNRAGENADFVRMLQQVCARNPGHLQDLDVTTPNTFDNRYFNNLQMGRGVLNSDMALTHDGETKNWVNNFAGNQGWFFSQFSTSMRKLAHLPGGNIGEIRNNCFRRNGNAESVFLAAEVFAAFA; this is translated from the exons ATGGCGGCGTTGAGCAGGGCAGCCATGGTGCTGACCATGATGGGCCTCGCTGCCACTTCAGCCCTTTCACAGCCGTCGCTGATCTCCATGACCACCGACGTGCCCCTTCCCGACGGCCTGTCCTACGACTTCCACGCCCTGTCCTGCAACAACCTGCAGAACATGGTGCGCGAAGCCGTGCAGGGAGCGATGGCAAGGGATGCCGGCGTCGTCCCCGgcctcctccgcctcttcttccATGACTGCTTCCCTCAG GGTTGCGACGCATCGATCCTCCTGACGGGAGGCAACAGTGAGCAGAACATGCCCCAGAACGGTGGGCTTCGGAGGAGTGTGCTCGACCTCATCGAGAGCATCCGTGCAACCGTGCACCGCGCCTGTGGGCCTACCGTGTCCTGCGCGGACATCACCAGCCTCGCAACCAAGGAGGCCGTCATGCAGTCCAGGCTGCCGGGCTATGATGTGCCGCTTGGCCGGCGGGACAGCCTCGCGCCCGCTACGGCCCAGCAAGTCGGGATCCTGCCCGGACCCGACTTCAACGTCCAGCAGCTCGTGAGAAACTTCGCCGACCGCGGGTTTGACAAGATGGACCTTGTTGCGCTCTCTGGTGCGCACACCGTCGGCAAGGCGAGCTGCGGCAGTTTCAGGAACCGCGCTGGGGAGAACGCTGACTTCGTCCGCATGCTCCAACAAGTCTGCGCCAGAAACCCTGGCCACTTGCAGGACCTCGACGTGACCACCCCTAACACGTTCGACAATAGGTACTTCAACAATCTCCAGATGGGGAGGGGAGTGCTCAACTCCGACATGGCGCTCACCCACGACGGCGAGACCAAGAACTGGGTCAACAACTTCGCCGGGAACCAGGGTTGGTTCTTTAGCCAGTTCAGCACCTCCATGAGGAAGCTCGCGCATTTGCCAGGCGGAAACATCGGCGAGATCCGCAACAATTGCTTCAGGCGCAATGGGAATGCAGAGTCTGTCTTCCTCGCCGCTGAGGTTTTTGCGGCCTTTGCTTGA